One genomic segment of Pseudomonas sp. RU47 includes these proteins:
- a CDS encoding HvfX family Cu-binding RiPP maturation protein — MTTTLSSAVKGLHLNLDRAGTWLAPLTLRLFIAWEFFESGLEKFNGQNWFEDIQDKFPFPFDHLPATLNWELSMWAELICALAILVGFGTRISAISLMVVTVVATAAVHWPADWSSLSELAQGYAITNKGFGNFKLPAIYLAALVPLVFAGAGKLSVDAWLARVFWNRSTR, encoded by the coding sequence ATGACCACCACCCTTTCAAGCGCCGTCAAAGGCCTGCACCTGAACCTCGACCGCGCCGGTACCTGGCTCGCGCCTCTGACCCTGCGTCTGTTCATCGCCTGGGAATTTTTCGAATCCGGGCTGGAGAAATTCAACGGGCAGAACTGGTTCGAAGACATTCAGGACAAATTCCCCTTCCCCTTCGATCACCTGCCGGCAACGTTGAACTGGGAACTGTCGATGTGGGCCGAACTGATCTGCGCGCTGGCAATTCTTGTGGGCTTCGGGACACGGATCTCAGCGATTTCGCTGATGGTGGTAACAGTCGTCGCCACCGCCGCCGTGCACTGGCCCGCCGACTGGTCATCACTGAGCGAGCTGGCGCAGGGTTATGCAATCACCAACAAAGGCTTCGGCAACTTCAAGCTGCCGGCGATTTACCTGGCGGCGCTAGTGCCGCTGGTGTTCGCCGGGGCGGGCAAATTGAGTGTCGATGCGTGGCTGGCGCGAGTGTTCTGGAACAGAAGCACCCGCTGA
- a CDS encoding LysR family transcriptional regulator, protein MSTPDLNLLITLDVLLREGSVARAAKCLRLSPSAMSRALARLRETTGDPLLVRAGRGLVPTPRALELRERVSHLVQDAEAVLRPAEVLDPGRLQRTFTLRNTDGFVETFAAALLARIAEEAPDVRLRFVQKADKDSTPLREGRVDLETGVVDDSTDPTLHSRILFQDQWIGVVREGHPLSTGKITGKRFAGGEHILISRRGRSSGPVDEALLALGLTRDIVTSFGGFSAALTLVRESDLIATVPQRHTSKLRTGLHSFALPFAMPAISVSMLWHPRMDADPAHRWLRECVRQVCA, encoded by the coding sequence ATGAGCACTCCGGATCTGAACCTGCTGATCACCCTCGACGTGTTACTGCGTGAAGGCAGCGTCGCCCGCGCCGCCAAATGCCTGCGGTTGAGCCCGTCAGCCATGAGCCGCGCCCTCGCCCGTCTGCGCGAAACCACGGGCGATCCGTTATTGGTGCGAGCGGGCCGAGGTTTGGTGCCAACACCCCGCGCATTGGAATTACGCGAACGGGTCAGTCATCTGGTGCAGGACGCCGAGGCGGTGTTACGGCCTGCCGAAGTGCTCGATCCCGGCCGCTTGCAACGCACCTTTACCTTGCGCAACACCGACGGCTTCGTCGAAACCTTCGCCGCCGCCCTGCTCGCCCGTATCGCCGAAGAGGCGCCCGACGTACGCCTGCGTTTTGTGCAGAAAGCCGACAAGGACAGCACGCCGTTGCGCGAAGGCCGTGTCGATCTGGAAACCGGCGTGGTCGATGACAGCACCGACCCGACGCTGCACAGTCGCATCCTGTTTCAGGATCAGTGGATCGGTGTGGTGCGTGAGGGGCATCCCTTAAGCACGGGAAAAATCACTGGCAAGCGCTTTGCCGGCGGCGAGCACATTCTCATTTCACGGCGCGGACGCAGCAGTGGCCCGGTCGACGAAGCGTTACTCGCGCTAGGGCTGACGCGGGACATCGTCACCTCATTCGGCGGTTTCTCGGCGGCACTGACGCTGGTGCGTGAATCAGACCTGATCGCCACGGTCCCGCAACGTCATACCAGCAAACTGCGCACGGGCCTGCACAGTTTCGCCCTGCCCTTCGCGATGCCGGCCATCAGTGTGTCGATGCTCTGGCATCCGCGCATGGATGCCGATCCGGCGCATCGCTGGTTGCGCGAGTGTGTGCGGCAGGTCTGCGCTTAA
- a CDS encoding murein L,D-transpeptidase catalytic domain family protein has product MLTFLRRLLLTATAIVVTSPVFAAGKPSPVLFTSLAHAAPELNPQALKGALNAMQCAVNNGAKPSRHLAIIDYSQPSTERRLWIFDLSKKKLVLRDLVAHGSNSGENFATQFSNVEGSYQSSLGLFRTQESYSGTHGYSLRMDGLEPGFNDMARDRAIVIHAASYVNPLWSKKQGRIGRSQGCPAVRPQIAKQVIDRLKNGQFMFSWYPDQRWLKSSPYLNCQPQQVASILNTHAS; this is encoded by the coding sequence ATGTTGACGTTTTTGCGCCGACTTCTGCTGACTGCCACCGCTATCGTCGTGACCAGTCCAGTTTTTGCCGCCGGCAAACCATCGCCGGTTCTCTTCACCAGCCTCGCGCACGCCGCGCCAGAACTCAATCCCCAAGCGCTGAAAGGTGCTTTGAACGCCATGCAATGCGCGGTCAACAACGGTGCGAAGCCGTCCCGCCATCTGGCGATCATCGACTATTCGCAACCGTCCACCGAACGCCGCCTGTGGATCTTCGACCTGAGCAAAAAGAAATTGGTGCTGCGCGATCTGGTCGCCCACGGCTCCAACTCCGGGGAAAACTTCGCCACGCAGTTTTCCAATGTCGAAGGCAGTTACCAGTCCAGCCTCGGCCTGTTCCGCACCCAGGAAAGTTACAGCGGCACCCACGGTTATTCGCTGCGCATGGACGGTCTGGAGCCGGGTTTCAATGACATGGCCCGCGATCGCGCCATCGTCATTCACGCCGCCAGTTATGTGAATCCGTTGTGGAGCAAGAAACAAGGACGTATCGGCCGCAGCCAGGGTTGCCCGGCGGTACGACCGCAGATCGCCAAGCAGGTGATCGACCGCCTGAAGAATGGCCAGTTCATGTTTTCGTGGTACCCGGATCAGCGCTGGTTGAAGTCCTCGCCTTATCTGAACTGCCAGCCGCAGCAGGTGGCGAGCATCCTCAATACCCACGCGAGCTGA
- the aguA gene encoding agmatine deiminase produces MARLLDSTPKHDGFRLPGEFEAKSGCWLGWPERTDVWRNGAKPAQKVWVQIVIAISHSEPVTVCASAAQFATARRQLPPQVRVVEMTCNDTWFRDSGPCFVVNDQSGEVRGVDFEFNAYGGLDGGLYYPWDKDDQIASKILEIERFDRYRAPLIAELGGIQSDGQGSILTTEQCLLNRNRNQHLGKDEVTRRLTDYLGAEQVIWLPRGCKFDETDGHVDDLACFVRPGEVVLQWTDNRDDPQWEIYQEAYDILRSTRDSRGRELIVHKLPQPDVLEWTAEEADGLDQQDSTHTRQAGTKICASYINYYAGNSSIVVPLFGDRNDQVALATLAELFPQHNIVGIENSREILLGGGNVACITMPQYAGKGV; encoded by the coding sequence ATGGCACGTTTGCTCGACTCCACCCCCAAACACGACGGCTTCCGTCTGCCCGGCGAATTTGAAGCCAAGTCCGGCTGCTGGCTCGGCTGGCCGGAGCGCACCGATGTCTGGCGCAACGGCGCCAAGCCTGCGCAGAAAGTCTGGGTGCAGATCGTCATCGCCATCTCCCATAGCGAACCAGTCACCGTGTGCGCCTCAGCCGCGCAGTTCGCCACGGCGCGTCGGCAGTTGCCGCCACAAGTGCGCGTGGTCGAGATGACCTGCAACGACACCTGGTTCCGCGACAGCGGCCCATGCTTTGTGGTCAACGACCAAAGCGGTGAAGTGCGCGGCGTCGACTTCGAATTCAACGCCTATGGCGGTCTTGACGGCGGCCTGTATTACCCGTGGGACAAGGACGACCAGATCGCCAGCAAGATCCTCGAAATCGAGCGCTTCGACCGCTACCGCGCGCCGCTGATTGCCGAGTTGGGCGGCATCCAGAGCGACGGTCAGGGCAGCATCCTCACCACCGAACAATGCCTGCTCAACCGCAATCGCAACCAGCATCTGGGCAAGGACGAAGTGACCCGACGCCTGACCGATTACCTCGGCGCCGAGCAAGTCATCTGGCTGCCACGCGGCTGCAAGTTCGACGAAACCGACGGCCATGTCGACGACCTCGCCTGTTTCGTGCGTCCCGGTGAAGTGGTGCTGCAATGGACCGACAACCGCGACGATCCGCAATGGGAAATCTACCAGGAGGCCTACGACATCCTGCGCAGCACCCGCGACAGCCGAGGGCGCGAGCTGATCGTGCACAAACTGCCGCAACCGGATGTGCTCGAGTGGACCGCCGAAGAAGCCGACGGCCTCGATCAGCAGGACAGCACCCACACCCGTCAGGCCGGCACGAAAATCTGCGCGTCGTACATCAACTATTACGCCGGCAACAGTTCGATCGTGGTGCCGCTGTTTGGTGATCGCAACGATCAAGTGGCGCTGGCGACGCTGGCCGAACTGTTCCCGCAGCACAACATCGTCGGCATCGAAAACTCCCGGGAAATCCTCCTCGGCGGCGGCAACGTCGCGTGCATCACCATGCCGCAATACGCCGGCAAAGGAGTGTAA
- a CDS encoding extracellular solute-binding protein, with translation MGLHKLTQALLLVLAPLCVQAADSAKPVVNLYIWGEYLAPDTLKNFEAKTGIHVVADHFDSLETVETKLLTGRSGYDLVLTAGQHLSRAIESGAIQPLDKARVPHFAGVGEEFRQHMAVFDPGNRYAGIYAWGTTGVGYQEQAIKQRLPDAPTDSWAMLFDPAVVAKFADCGVSLLNDPNEVFAAVMKYMGLDINRQNLDDLKLAEQQLAKIRPYIRYFDNDLNISDLANGNTCVAMSWNGNVAIAAGQAEAAKKPFKLSYRIPKEGTLIWFDAMVVPKDAPHPQAGLALMDYLMTPEVIAPITDTIHYANAITAADGLVDASIRNDPGTYPSAQVRASLYSKNDNGKAFNRALIRAFSRLKSGL, from the coding sequence ATGGGCCTGCACAAACTGACTCAAGCGTTATTGCTGGTGCTTGCACCCCTATGTGTGCAGGCTGCTGACTCCGCCAAACCGGTGGTTAATCTGTACATCTGGGGTGAGTACCTGGCGCCGGATACGCTGAAGAATTTTGAGGCAAAGACTGGTATTCATGTGGTCGCCGATCACTTTGATTCGCTGGAAACCGTCGAGACCAAACTGCTTACCGGGCGCAGCGGTTACGACCTGGTGTTGACCGCCGGCCAGCATCTGTCGCGGGCCATCGAAAGCGGCGCGATCCAGCCGCTGGACAAGGCCCGGGTGCCGCATTTTGCCGGGGTCGGCGAGGAGTTTCGCCAGCACATGGCGGTGTTCGATCCGGGCAATCGCTATGCGGGGATTTACGCTTGGGGCACCACTGGTGTGGGCTATCAGGAACAGGCGATCAAGCAGCGTTTGCCCGATGCGCCGACGGACAGTTGGGCGATGTTGTTCGATCCGGCGGTGGTGGCGAAATTCGCCGATTGCGGGGTGAGTCTGCTCAACGATCCCAACGAGGTATTCGCCGCTGTCATGAAGTACATGGGGCTGGACATCAACCGACAGAACCTCGATGACTTGAAACTTGCCGAGCAGCAACTGGCGAAGATCCGGCCGTATATTCGTTACTTCGATAACGACCTGAATATCAGCGATCTGGCCAACGGCAACACCTGTGTGGCGATGTCGTGGAACGGCAACGTCGCCATCGCCGCGGGGCAGGCGGAAGCGGCGAAGAAGCCGTTCAAGTTGAGTTACCGGATTCCGAAAGAGGGTACGTTGATCTGGTTCGATGCCATGGTCGTGCCCAAGGACGCACCGCATCCCCAGGCCGGGTTGGCGCTGATGGATTATCTGATGACGCCGGAAGTGATTGCGCCGATCACCGACACCATTCATTACGCCAATGCGATCACGGCGGCGGATGGTTTGGTGGACGCGTCGATTCGTAATGATCCGGGGACGTATCCGTCCGCGCAGGTCAGGGCTTCGCTGTACAGCAAGAATGACAATGGCAAGGCGTTCAATCGGGCGTTGATCCGGGCGTTCAGCCGGTTGAAATCCGGGCTTTGA
- a CDS encoding heavy metal sensor histidine kinase, whose amino-acid sequence MSAHRPHSLTLRLALVFALLAFASLAGLGAALYNELEQQLIRRDDTALVSRVDQLRSFLNDSNTLELIKNKPALFQNMLGNREALLTIGAPGQPPLLVVNPGNLNTPTLPAVPIDHAMTLNDVQHLPSVDGVPFSAVAASIDSGELGSLQVTTGRLMSERTAMLANYRLSVYGLASLAALLLAVVGCLLVYRGLLPLRRLAKHAHGIGVGNLGERLASSGAPRELQPMIEAFNAMLDRLAKGFAQLSQVSTDMAHELRTPINNLLGETQVALQQNRSIEAYQQLLASNVEELERLTRMLDNMLFLARTDPASALSQRQELDAADEMQRIADYFEGLAADVGVSIEASGSGVIWAEPMLLRRALANLCANAIKYGEADSTVQVEAIAEADGSYLRVRNQGATIAPEHLARLFERFYRVDESRERSAQSNGLGLSIVATIMQLHQGRYSASSADGITCFELFFPARQSRD is encoded by the coding sequence ATGAGTGCCCATCGCCCGCATTCGCTGACCCTGCGTCTGGCGCTGGTGTTCGCCCTGCTCGCCTTCGCCTCCCTGGCCGGGCTTGGTGCCGCGCTGTACAACGAACTGGAGCAACAGTTGATCCGCCGTGATGACACCGCGCTGGTCAGCCGCGTCGATCAGTTGCGCAGCTTCCTCAACGACAGCAACACCCTGGAGCTGATCAAGAACAAACCGGCGCTGTTCCAGAACATGCTCGGCAACCGCGAAGCTCTGCTGACCATCGGCGCACCGGGGCAACCGCCGCTGCTGGTGGTTAACCCGGGCAATCTGAACACGCCGACGTTGCCAGCAGTACCCATTGATCATGCGATGACGCTGAACGATGTACAGCATCTGCCGAGCGTCGACGGCGTACCGTTTTCGGCGGTGGCAGCCAGTATCGATTCCGGTGAACTGGGCAGTTTGCAAGTCACCACCGGGCGCCTGATGAGCGAGCGCACGGCGATGCTCGCCAATTACCGCCTGAGTGTTTATGGCCTGGCCTCGCTGGCGGCGTTGTTGCTGGCGGTGGTCGGTTGTTTGCTGGTGTATCGCGGATTGTTGCCGTTGCGGCGACTGGCGAAACACGCCCACGGTATCGGCGTCGGCAACCTTGGTGAACGCCTCGCCAGCAGCGGTGCGCCGCGAGAGTTGCAGCCGATGATTGAAGCGTTCAACGCCATGCTCGATCGGCTCGCCAAGGGCTTTGCGCAGTTGAGTCAGGTGTCCACCGACATGGCCCACGAGTTGCGCACGCCGATCAACAATCTGCTCGGCGAAACCCAGGTCGCGCTGCAGCAGAACCGTAGCATCGAGGCCTATCAGCAGTTGCTCGCCTCCAACGTCGAAGAGCTGGAGCGCCTGACGCGGATGCTCGACAACATGCTGTTTCTGGCCCGCACCGATCCGGCCAGTGCCTTGAGTCAGCGCCAGGAGCTGGATGCCGCGGATGAGATGCAGCGCATTGCCGATTACTTTGAAGGCCTGGCGGCTGATGTCGGGGTGAGTATCGAGGCCAGTGGTAGCGGTGTGATCTGGGCGGAACCGATGTTATTACGGCGGGCATTGGCCAACCTGTGCGCCAATGCGATCAAGTACGGTGAGGCGGATTCGACGGTGCAGGTGGAGGCGATTGCCGAGGCGGATGGCAGTTATCTGCGGGTCAGAAATCAGGGCGCAACCATTGCCCCTGAACACTTGGCGCGGTTGTTCGAACGTTTTTACCGCGTCGATGAGTCACGCGAGCGCTCGGCGCAATCCAATGGCCTGGGCCTGTCGATCGTGGCAACCATCATGCAGTTGCATCAGGGCCGCTACAGCGCCAGCAGTGCCGATGGCATCACCTGCTTCGAACTGTTCTTCCCCGCCCGCCAATCTCGGGACTGA
- a CDS encoding DUF2790 domain-containing protein encodes MKTLLLAFTALLATGSVFAANMPDSAVIHDKSGFYVNLDVDKVLSSTDISQACGVVPAQLNYLDHQGREHVLDYQVQGSGCINDH; translated from the coding sequence ATGAAAACCCTCCTGCTCGCCTTCACCGCCCTCCTCGCCACTGGCAGCGTGTTCGCCGCGAACATGCCAGACAGCGCCGTGATTCATGACAAATCCGGCTTCTACGTCAATCTGGATGTCGACAAAGTCCTGTCCAGCACCGATATTTCACAAGCGTGCGGCGTGGTCCCGGCGCAATTGAATTACCTCGACCATCAGGGCCGCGAACATGTGCTGGACTATCAGGTACAAGGCAGCGGCTGCATCAATGACCATTGA
- a CDS encoding MFS transporter, translating to MSRDPLSTPARWALTSLALSMLMPSLDTSIANAGLPILATAFEATFQQVQWIVLAYLLAITTLIVSVGRLGDGFGRRRLLLIGIGIFTSASLACALAPGLGWLIGARAVQGVGAAIMFALTVALVSEAVPKSRAGSAMGLLATMSATGTSLGPSLGGLLMTHGGWQAIFLLNVPLGLLNIWLVYRFLPADRAAGPRVAFDYSGSVVLVLTLAAYALAMTLEGFTAPLLLASLCGAGLFIVVEMKAKSPLIRLSLFSDARLSSSLTLTLLVTTVMMTTLVVGPFYLHRGLGLSSTMVGVALSIGPLLSAMSGVPAGRLVDRFGARRIVPGALLGMAGGCSLLALLPMSMGLPAYVLPIMVIAIGYALFQAANNTGLMAGVSQEQRGVVSAMLGLARNLGLITGAAVMGAVFALAAGDPTQAPATAIASGLHITFGVAVALMLMALIISRAQFNGGSEPAREEARTTNISSD from the coding sequence ATGTCCCGAGACCCCCTGAGCACTCCCGCCCGCTGGGCGCTGACCAGCCTGGCCTTGTCGATGTTGATGCCGTCACTGGACACCAGCATTGCCAACGCCGGGTTGCCGATCCTCGCGACCGCATTCGAGGCGACGTTTCAGCAAGTGCAATGGATCGTGCTCGCTTACCTGCTGGCAATCACCACTTTGATTGTCAGCGTCGGACGTCTGGGCGATGGTTTTGGACGGCGGCGATTGCTGCTGATCGGGATCGGCATTTTCACCAGCGCTTCGTTGGCTTGCGCATTGGCTCCGGGACTCGGTTGGCTGATTGGCGCACGGGCGGTGCAAGGTGTTGGCGCGGCGATCATGTTCGCCTTGACGGTGGCGCTGGTGTCAGAAGCGGTGCCCAAATCGCGGGCGGGCAGTGCGATGGGCTTGCTGGCAACGATGTCGGCGACGGGCACCAGTCTTGGGCCGTCGCTGGGCGGGTTGTTGATGACGCATGGCGGCTGGCAGGCGATTTTTCTGCTCAACGTGCCGTTGGGCTTGCTCAATATTTGGCTGGTGTACCGATTTTTGCCAGCGGATCGGGCCGCCGGACCGCGAGTCGCGTTCGATTATTCTGGCAGCGTGGTGCTGGTGTTGACGCTGGCGGCCTATGCGCTGGCAATGACCCTTGAAGGTTTCACCGCGCCGTTGCTGTTGGCCAGCCTGTGCGGCGCAGGATTGTTCATCGTGGTCGAGATGAAGGCCAAGTCGCCGCTGATTCGTTTGTCGCTGTTCAGCGACGCGCGACTGAGCAGCAGCCTGACGCTGACGTTGCTGGTGACGACGGTGATGATGACCACGCTGGTGGTCGGTCCGTTTTACCTGCACCGGGGTTTGGGTCTCAGCAGCACAATGGTCGGAGTAGCGTTATCGATCGGACCGTTGTTGTCCGCAATGAGTGGGGTACCGGCGGGACGTTTGGTAGATCGCTTCGGCGCGCGACGGATTGTGCCGGGCGCGTTGCTCGGGATGGCCGGCGGTTGCAGCTTGCTGGCACTCCTGCCCATGAGTATGGGACTGCCCGCGTACGTACTGCCGATCATGGTGATAGCTATCGGTTACGCGTTGTTCCAGGCGGCCAACAACACCGGATTGATGGCTGGGGTCAGTCAGGAGCAGCGTGGCGTGGTTTCGGCGATGCTCGGGCTGGCGCGCAACCTTGGGTTGATCACCGGCGCGGCGGTGATGGGCGCGGTGTTTGCGCTGGCGGCGGGGGATCCGACACAGGCGCCTGCAACGGCGATTGCCAGCGGATTGCACATCACTTTTGGCGTCGCGGTGGCGTTGATGCTCATGGCGTTGATCATCAGCCGAGCGCAGTTCAACGGTGGGAGCGAGCCTGCTCGCGAAGAGGCCCGCACAACCAACATCTCCAGTGACTGA
- a CDS encoding LysR substrate-binding domain-containing protein — translation MRRLPSLAALRTFECAARHAHFGRAAAELCVTDSAVSHQIRQLEEQLGVPLFIREGRQIRPTIAAGRLMQSLQQAFELIGDACDELRDPSSLAVLRLAVTAELAQKWLMSRLSDFYARYPHITLHLYEQPIDASAPGEDIDLAITYGTGPVDSSAYFVRPLPALQFFPVCSPGLFNQGTLKTPKDLVRHCLLHDDQDGKTWTAWLTNHAGDLRPQRQLYFAHAGLALEAAAQGQGVAMGDNLTAQEDLQSGRLVRPFASSMTALGQYALVCERLRLERPAVAQMLEWFNDQLAD, via the coding sequence ATGCGACGACTTCCCTCACTGGCCGCCCTGCGCACCTTCGAATGCGCCGCCCGCCACGCGCATTTCGGCCGTGCAGCCGCCGAACTGTGCGTCACCGACAGCGCCGTCAGCCATCAGATCCGCCAGCTCGAAGAGCAACTTGGCGTGCCGCTGTTCATCCGCGAAGGTCGGCAAATCCGCCCGACCATCGCCGCCGGGCGCTTGATGCAGAGCCTGCAACAGGCCTTCGAACTGATCGGCGATGCCTGCGATGAATTGCGCGACCCATCCTCGCTGGCGGTGCTCAGACTGGCCGTCACTGCGGAGCTGGCGCAGAAGTGGCTGATGAGTCGCCTCAGCGATTTCTATGCGCGCTATCCGCACATCACCTTGCACCTCTACGAACAACCGATCGACGCCAGTGCACCGGGCGAAGACATCGACCTGGCGATCACCTACGGCACCGGCCCGGTCGACAGCAGTGCCTACTTCGTGCGGCCTCTGCCAGCCCTGCAGTTCTTCCCGGTGTGCAGCCCCGGTCTGTTCAACCAGGGCACCTTGAAAACACCCAAGGATCTGGTTCGTCACTGCCTGTTGCACGACGATCAGGACGGCAAGACCTGGACCGCGTGGCTGACCAACCACGCCGGTGATCTGCGCCCGCAGCGTCAGCTGTATTTCGCCCACGCCGGTCTGGCGCTGGAAGCGGCGGCACAAGGGCAGGGCGTGGCCATGGGCGACAACCTCACCGCGCAGGAAGATCTGCAAAGTGGCCGGCTGGTGCGCCCATTCGCTTCCAGCATGACCGCCCTCGGCCAATACGCGTTGGTCTGCGAGCGGCTGCGACTGGAGCGTCCGGCGGTCGCGCAGATGCTCGAATGGTTCAACGATCAACTGGCCGATTGA
- a CDS encoding L,D-transpeptidase family protein: MFKKYACYLSICLLAAPFVACADEPLPPLGTLPTPPAEMPVEPQSPLQAVMISLPQSCPAIAAHLNGPALTQLQAFYQQQDWMPVWASESARLPVLRAQLQLLADDGLNPKRYPVATTAPQDGELCADIDISRNYLQALQDLHYGSLLQSHFEPLWHADASPRDRQAELLAIAVPGMHDIPAAFDLARPRLAQYQNLRQLYAAQRLTALPQWQSVGSGPLLRPDMEDKRVPELAQRLYSEGYLTQIIGTSGNAYDGVLVDAVKSFQANHSLQADGVVGPGTIAELNISPLTRREQLRVNLERFRWMAQDIEPDGLLVNVAAAELTLYQGGVPVWQTRTQVGRAERQTPLLKSRVTRLTLNPTWTVPPTIWKEDKLPEIRKDQTFLSRQNLQVLDANGQPLAAADIDWDNPGNIMLRQDAGPRNPLGQMVIRFPNPFSVYLHDTPSKALFEKGPRAFSSGCVRVEHPMQLRDLLLTPAEKARTETLLATGTTHEFRLSAPVPILMTYWTAQVDGSGNVRYAPDIYSRDSALLVGLDRAH; the protein is encoded by the coding sequence TTGTTCAAAAAGTACGCATGCTACTTGAGCATTTGTTTGCTCGCTGCGCCGTTTGTCGCTTGTGCCGATGAGCCGTTGCCGCCGCTGGGGACATTGCCAACGCCACCGGCCGAGATGCCGGTCGAGCCGCAAAGTCCCTTGCAGGCTGTAATGATCAGTCTGCCGCAGTCGTGCCCGGCGATTGCCGCGCATCTCAACGGCCCGGCGCTGACGCAATTGCAGGCGTTCTACCAGCAGCAGGACTGGATGCCGGTGTGGGCCAGTGAATCGGCACGATTGCCGGTGTTGCGCGCGCAATTGCAGCTGTTGGCCGATGATGGTCTCAATCCAAAACGCTATCCGGTCGCAACCACGGCGCCTCAGGATGGCGAGTTGTGTGCCGACATCGACATCAGCCGCAACTACCTCCAGGCCCTGCAGGATCTGCACTACGGAAGCCTGCTGCAATCACACTTCGAACCGCTGTGGCATGCCGACGCCAGCCCGCGTGACCGTCAGGCGGAATTGTTGGCGATCGCCGTACCGGGCATGCACGACATTCCCGCCGCGTTTGATCTGGCCCGTCCGCGCCTGGCGCAATACCAGAACCTGCGTCAGCTCTACGCCGCGCAACGGCTCACAGCCTTGCCGCAATGGCAGTCGGTCGGCAGCGGGCCGCTGCTGCGCCCGGACATGGAAGACAAACGCGTGCCGGAACTGGCTCAGCGTCTGTACAGCGAAGGCTATCTGACTCAGATCATTGGTACGTCCGGCAATGCGTATGACGGCGTGCTGGTCGACGCCGTGAAGAGTTTTCAGGCCAATCATTCGTTACAGGCCGACGGTGTGGTCGGGCCGGGCACGATTGCCGAACTCAACATCAGTCCGCTGACCCGCCGTGAACAATTGCGCGTGAACCTTGAGCGTTTCCGCTGGATGGCCCAGGACATAGAGCCCGATGGCTTGCTGGTCAATGTCGCCGCCGCTGAGTTGACGCTGTATCAGGGCGGCGTGCCGGTGTGGCAGACCCGCACCCAGGTCGGTCGCGCGGAGCGCCAGACGCCGCTACTGAAATCGCGGGTGACGCGCCTGACCCTGAACCCGACCTGGACCGTACCGCCGACCATCTGGAAGGAAGACAAGCTGCCGGAAATCCGCAAAGACCAGACCTTCCTCAGCCGCCAGAACCTGCAAGTGCTCGACGCCAACGGGCAGCCGCTGGCGGCAGCGGATATCGACTGGGACAACCCCGGCAACATCATGCTGCGTCAGGACGCCGGGCCGCGTAATCCGTTGGGGCAAATGGTCATCCGCTTCCCCAATCCGTTCTCGGTGTACCTGCACGACACGCCGAGCAAGGCGCTGTTTGAAAAAGGCCCGCGTGCCTTCAGTTCCGGCTGCGTGCGGGTCGAGCATCCGATGCAGTTACGCGATCTGCTGCTCACCCCGGCGGAAAAGGCCCGCACTGAAACCCTGCTGGCCACCGGCACCACCCACGAATTTCGCCTGTCGGCGCCGGTGCCGATCCTGATGACCTACTGGACAGCGCAGGTCGACGGCAGCGGAAACGTGCGTTACGCGCCGGACATCTACAGCCGTGACAGCGCCTTGCTCGTCGGGCTTGATCGGGCGCATTGA
- a CDS encoding heavy metal response regulator transcription factor, producing MNILVVEDEPKAGNYLLNGLQELGYSVSLARDGADGLHLALEHNFDVIVLDVMMPKMDGWEVLRRLRKEADTPVLFLTARDDIADRVKGLELGADDYLIKPFSFAELVARLRTLTRRGPIHEDEQLQVADLQIDVLKRRVSRAGVRITLTNKEFALLQLFASHTGQVLARSLIASRVWDMNFDSDTNVVDVAVRRLRAKIDDPFQLKLIHSVRGIGYRFDTQP from the coding sequence ATGAATATTCTGGTTGTCGAAGACGAACCCAAGGCCGGCAATTACCTGCTCAACGGTTTGCAGGAACTGGGTTACAGCGTCAGCCTCGCCCGCGACGGTGCCGACGGCTTGCACCTGGCGCTGGAACACAACTTCGACGTGATCGTGCTCGATGTGATGATGCCGAAAATGGATGGCTGGGAAGTCCTGCGCCGGCTGCGCAAGGAAGCCGACACACCGGTGCTGTTTCTCACCGCCCGCGACGATATCGCTGACCGCGTCAAAGGCCTGGAACTGGGCGCCGACGATTACCTGATCAAGCCGTTTTCCTTCGCCGAACTGGTGGCGCGCCTGCGTACCCTGACCCGGCGCGGGCCGATCCATGAAGACGAACAGCTGCAAGTTGCTGATCTGCAGATCGACGTGCTCAAACGCCGCGTGAGCCGCGCCGGGGTGCGTATCACCCTGACCAACAAGGAGTTCGCGCTGCTGCAATTGTTCGCCAGCCATACCGGGCAAGTGCTGGCGCGCTCGCTGATTGCTTCGCGGGTCTGGGACATGAATTTCGACAGCGACACCAATGTGGTCGATGTCGCCGTGCGCCGCTTGCGGGCGAAGATCGATGACCCGTTCCAGCTCAAGCTGATCCACAGCGTGCGCGGCATCGGCTATCGCTTCGATACGCAGCCATGA